The following coding sequences are from one Triticum dicoccoides isolate Atlit2015 ecotype Zavitan chromosome 4A, WEW_v2.0, whole genome shotgun sequence window:
- the LOC119286873 gene encoding receptor protein kinase TMK1-like encodes MQSPTASTARRRRPGLAAGFLLALAVLLAAVGAAAAAGGPASPQDAAAMQAVSKALGADKALSGWGTGDPCSWDGVTCDSGGRVTAVQVKNKGLTGTLAPEVRNLTALMRLELFNNSLTGPLPPLAGLDSLQILNIHDNGFTYIPDDFFKGLTALKEVYLDHNPFAPWPFPAGLADCVSLTNFSANSVNMTGTLPDFLGSMPSLQQLNLATNSLSGPVPPSLAAATSLEVLWLNGQKKGSPRFNGSISFVANMTKLTELWLHSNDFTGPLPDFSGLTSLSDLDLRDNQLIGPVPASLVNLKSLKNVSLRNNLLQGPFPNFSSTVKAVMDGNEFCFEDAGKPCDPRVDLLLEVEAGFMYPAKLAAGWAGNDPCKYQLGVLCDSGKNITSLNFAKMGLNGSISPSIGKIATLQMLFLSDNNITGTVPKELAELPALRKVDLSNNNLYGKLPEFRKNVEVILDGNPNFGKPAPAPGPGGSSNDTKPGDESGGSNKRSSSTGVIVGSVVGAVAVLGLIAALGFYCYKRKQKPSGRVQSPHAMVIHPRHSGSDPDMVKITVAGGNANGGAATSEPYSQASSAPRDIHVVEAGNMVISIQVLRNVTNNFSQENILGRGGFGTVYKGELHDGTKIAVKRMESGVMGNKGLNEFKSEISVLTKVRHRNLVSLLGYCLDGNERILVYEYMPQGPVSQHLFEWKEHNLQPLEWKRRLSIALDVARGVEYLHSLAQQTFIHRDLKPSNILLGDDMKAKVADFGLVRLAPADGKCVSVETRLAGTFGYLAPEYAVTGRVTTKADVFSFGVILMELVTGRRALDDTQPEDSMHLVTWFRRMQLNNDTFQKAIDTSMELDEETLASVSTVAQLAGHCCAREPHQRPDMGHAVNVLSTLSEVWKPADPDSDDSYGIDLDMTLPQALKKWQAFEDSSHFDGATSSFLASLDNTQTSIPTRPPGFADSFTSADGR; translated from the exons ATGCAGTCCCCCACCGCGTCcaccgcgcggcggcggcggcccggccTCGCCGCGGGATTCCTCCTGGCCCTGGCCGTGCTCCTGGCGGCcgtcggcgcggcggcggcggcgggcggcccgGCCTCGCCGCAGGACGCCGCGGCGATGCAGGCGGTCTCCAAGGCGCTGGGCGCGGACAAGGCGCTCTCCGGATGGGGCACCGGCGACCCCTGCTCGTGGGACGGGGTGACCTGCGACTCCGGCGGCCGCGTCACCGCCGTCCAGGTCAAGAACAAAGGCCTGACGGGGACGCTGGCGCCCGAGGTCCGCAACCTCACCGCGCTCATGCGCCTCGAGCTCTTCAACAACAGCCTCACCGGCCCGCTCCCCCCGCTGGCCGGCCTCGACTCACTCCAGATCCTCAACATCCACGACAACGGCTTCACCTACATCCCGGATGATTTCTTCAAGGGGCTCACCGCGCTCAAGGAGGTCTACCTCGACCACAACCCTTTCGCGCCGTGGCCGTTCCCGGCCGGCCTCGCCGACTGCGTCTCCCTCACCAACTTCTCCGCCAACAGCGTCAACATGACCGGGACGCTCCCGGACTTCCTCGGCTCGATGCCGTCCCTCCAGCAGCTCAATCTGGCAACCAACTCGCTGTCCGGGCCCGTGCCGCCGTCTCTCGCCGCCGCGACGTCCCTTGAGGTGCTCTGGCTCAACGGCCAGAAAAAAGGGAGCCCCCGCTTCAATGGCTCCATTAGCTTCGTCGCCAACATGACTAAGCTCACGGAGCTGTGGCTGCACTCCAACGACTTCACCGGCCCCTTGCCGGACTTCTCGGGGCTTACCAGCCTTTCTGACTTGGATCtccgcgacaaccagctcatcggtCCGGTGCCAGCCAGTCTTGTCAACCTCAAGTCTCTGAAGAATGTGAGCCTGCGGAACAATTTGCTGCAGGGACCGTTCCCCAACTTCAGTTCCACAGTCAAAGCTGTAATGGACGGTAATGAATTCTGCTTCGAGGATGCCGGGAAGCCGTGTGATCCCCGTGTAGACCTGCTGCTGGAGGTAGAGGCTGGGTTCATGTACCCAGCGAAGCTCGCAGCTGGTTGGGCGGGGAACGACCCATGCAAGTATCAGCTGGGCGTTTTATGTGATAGTGGTAAGAACATCACATCGCTGAATTTTGCCAAAATGGGGCTTAACGGGAGCATCTCACCATCTATCGGGAAGATTGCCACACTTCAGATGCTATTTCTTTCAGACAACAACATTACTGGCACGGTGCCGAAGGAGCTCGCTGAGTTGCCAGCACTGAGAAAGGTCGATCTGTCAAATAACAATCTATATGGGAAGCTTCCTGAATTTCGCAAGAATGTGGAGGTGATACTTGATGGCAACCCAAACTTTGGCAAGCCTGCTCCTGCGCCTGGACCAGGTGGTAGCAGCAATGACACTAAGCCTGGGGATGAAAGTGGTGGAAGCAACAAGAGATCCTCTTCTACCGGTGTCATTGTTGGGTCAGTGGTTGGAGCTGTTGCTGTACTAGGCCTTATTGCTGCATTAGGATTCTATTGCTATAAGAGAAAGCAGAAGCCTTCCGGAAGGGTGCAGAGTCCACATGCTATGGTCATCCATCCCAGGCACTCAGGGTCAGACCCTGACATGGTAAAGATCACAGTTGCTGGGGGAAATGCCAATGGTGGTGCGGCCACGAGCGAGCCATATAGCCAGGCAAGCAGTGCCCCCCGTGATATCCATGTCGTTGAGGCTGGGAATATGGTCATTTCAATTCAAGTACTGCGTAATGTGACCAACAACTTCAGTCAGGAGAACATCCTTGGTCGTGGTGGGTTTGGCACTGTCTACAAGGGTGAGCTCCATGATGGTACAAAAATTGCTGTGAAGCGAATGGAGTCTGGTGTTATGGGCAACAAGGGGCTAAACGAGTTTAAATCAGAGATTTCTGTGCTGACCAAGGTCCGTCATCGGAACCTTGTGTCACTGCTTGGATACTGTCTTGATGGTAATGAGAGGATTCTTGTATACGAGTACATGCCACAGGGTCCAGTGAGCCAACACCTGTTTGAGTGGAAAGAACACAATTTGCAGCCGTTGGAATGGAAGAGGCGACTCAGCATTGCGCTTGATGTTGCAAGAGGTGTTGAGTACctgcacagccttgctcagcaaacGTTCATCCACAGAGACTTGAAACCATCAaatatacttcttggtgatgacatgAAGGCCAAGGTGGCAGACTTTGGATTGGTGCGGCTTGCGCCAGCTGATGGGAAGTGTGTATCAGTAGAGACAAGGCTTGCTGGAACTTTTGGATATCTTGCCCCCGAGTATGCAG TTACTGGACGTGTGACCACAAAAGCTGATGTCTTCAGCTTTGGTGTCATTTTGATGGAGCTGGTGACGGGACGCAGGGCGCTTGATGACACACAGCCTGAGGATAGCATGCACCTGGTTACATGGTTCCGGAGAATGCAGCTCAACAATGATACGTTCCAGAAGGCGATCGACACAAGCATGGAGCTTGATGAGGAGACCTTAGCCAGCGTTAGCACGGTCGCACAGCTCGCGGGTCACTGCTGTGCTAGGGAACCACATCAGAGGCCCGACATGGGTCATGCCGTGAACGTGCTCTCTACTCTTTCGGAAGTGTGGAAACCCGCAGACCCAGATTCAGACGACAGTTACGGCATCGACCTGGACATGACGCTGCCTCAGGCGTTGAAGAAATGGCAGGCCTTTGAGGACAGCAGCCATTTTGACGGCGCGACCTCTTCGTTCCTGGCGAGCTTGGATAACACCCAGACCAGCATCCCGACGCGGCCTCCAGGGTTTGCTGATTCCTTCACCTCCGCCGACGGAAGATAA